AGCCCTGACCAAATATGCTATGCACCTCGATATTACCGTGATGCATATCAATAATTTTCTTTGCAATAGATAATCCAAGACCGTAACCATTAACTTTATTCTTTGATCTTGAAGATTCGGTGCGGTAAAACCTATTAAAAATATGAGGTAAGTCATTTTCTTGAATACCGTAGCCTCTATCTTGAATGGATATCTCGATAGAATTACCTTTTTCTTTAGCGATAATTTTAATGTCTTTGTCAAAATCACTATACTTAATACTATTCTCAAATAAGATTGTTATAACCTCAATCAATTTTTCCTTGTTTCCTAAAATAGAATAATCAGCGGGAATTTCTTTCTCAATTTTGATTCCTTTATTTTCAGCTTCTTTCTTAACAGATTTGATACCAGTATTTATAAATTCTGATACAGAAACCTTTTCTTGACATTGGATAGAATTATCGTCGCGGGCAAGCTCCAGAAGCCCAGATGTTAAAGACTCTAACCTATTAACTTCTTCTAAATTGCTTCTCAGCACATTTGTCATGTCTTCTTTGGATACATTAGGATCTCTAAGAGTTACTTCGATTTCCGACTTTAATGCAGAGAGTGGCGAACGAAGCTCGTGTGAGGCATCAGCAGTAAAACGACTTTGGACTTCATGAGATTCTTCAATGGGTTTTAACTAATATTAAGATAAAAAGATTTGTATAAATAAGCTGACTTAATACGCGCTCTTTACCTTCGGCAAACGCAAAATCTCTTTGTCTTAGTATCTCAGGGGCGCCAATAAATCCATTATCTCTATCAATCCCCTCAAACATTAATTGCTGTCTTCTAAGCCCCCGATCAATCTCTTGAGTTGAAATATGATAAAGATTCAAACTAAAAAATAAACTAATAAACATAATGATAGTTAAATAAATAAAAGTCATTTTTAAAACGGCCTTATGAAACATTATTTTTCTTCTCCAAAAACATAACCAAAACCTCTCTTTGTTTTTATCAGAGAATGCTCTTTTGGAATATCTATTTTGTTTCTTAAATAACCAATATACACCTCAACTGTGTTGGGGAGAATATCTGCGTCAAAATCCCAAATATGAGAAATAATATTTTCCTTCGTAAGAATTCTACCTTGGTTTCTCATTATATATTCTAAGAGGGCGAATTCTTTTGTGGTAAGTTCAATAACTTTACCTTTTCTTTTAACAATAAAATTTTGGGGGTCTAGCGTTAGACTCTTATATTTCAATATCGGATCCAAATTATCTTGCGGTCTTCTAAGAAGTGCTCTGACTCTTGCCAATAATTCTTCGAATGCAAAAGGCTTTATAAGATAATCATCGGCTCCAGAATTTAGGCCATTAACACGATCATTTATAGCATCTTTAGCTGTTACGAAAATAACAGGGGTATGTATATTATTAGCTCGCATCTCTTTTAAGATTTTAATTCCATCGCTTTCCCCCGGAATCATGCGATCTAATATTACCAAATCGTAATCATCAGCTAAGGCACAATCTAAGCCATTATCACCATTATAAGCCACGTCAACAGCAAAATATTCCTGCTCAAGTCCCTTTTTTATAGCATTGGCTATTTTATGTTCGTCCTCTACTACTAAAATTCTCATAATAATATTATAACCCCTAATTTATATTTTAGCGTTTCTGAATCTATTTTTGAGTTTTTCTTTTTAACTTCACTCCTAAAATCTTTATTATTTAACATATTTTTCTCTTTATTATATTTTTCTAAATAATCTATTCTATATAACTGATAAAAAGCTTAAGCCTTAATAGCCCCAAAATAAATATAAACAACTTTTACTACAACGTGATGTGAGATTTTTATTATAAAAAAAGAGCTAATGCTCTTTGATAAGTGTTTATTAATAATGAATTGACTTGTATTCTCCGAATATTTTTTTTGACAGAATAATTTGCCAAAGTTGAATATTGCGCGCCCTAAAAGCACCAGCACAAACTAATAAATAATATTTCCACATCCTGTAGAACTTTTCATCATATTGATTTCTAATATCAGACCACGTCTTTTCAAAATTTTCATACCATTCCATTAGCGTCTTATCATAATCGGTTCCGAAATTATGCCAATCTTCCATAACAAAAAATTTCTCTATTGATTCACCTATTTGTTTTATGGAAGGAAGAACTCCTCCGGGAAAAATATATTTGTTAATCCAAGGATCAACGCTAAAAACGGATTTGTTTCCACCTATAGTATGGAGTAAAAAAAGGCCATTGTCTGTAAGACAAGAGTGCACTGCTTTCATATAGGCTTGATAATTTCTCGGACCAACATGTTCAAACATTCCTATAGATACAATCCTATCAAACTTCTCATAATCTAAACTACGATAATCCTGAAGCCTAATTTCAACTGGCAGACCGTGGCAATTTATTTTAGCAAATTCGGCTTGCTCTTTAGACACAGTTATACCAACAACGTTTGCACCATACTTTTCAGCTGCAAACTTCGCAAAACCTCCCCAACCACATCCAATATCCAGAATCTTCATTCCAGGCTCTAAATAAATTTTACGGCATATTAAATCTAATTTATTCTCTTGAGCCTCATCTAAATTTTCTGCTCCGTGCCAAAAACCGCAAGAATATATCATGCGCTTATCAAGCATCTGAGAGAAAAATTCATTGCTAAAATCATAATGCGCTTTACCAATATTAAAAGCTCTCTTTACAGATTGGAGATTTAAAAACCACGGCATTATCGACAGTATAAAAGCCGAAGGATTTATCCTTATTTCTTTGTCTATATCAGCCGATAAAACAAGTGAAACAAATTTATCAATCCTCTCACATTCCCATAAACCGGCCATATAAGCCTCGCCTAATCCTAAAGTTCCTGAAAACAAAACTTTTCTGTAAAAATTATTATCTAAAACCCATATATCGTAATCATTGTTACCATTAATCTCAACTCCGCATTTATCAAGGATACTACAGAGCCTTTCTTCTAATACACTATCTAATAGATTCTGCACTTCCATCTCTCCCCTATGGATAACACTAATGTCAAATAACAAAAATATCAACATAGTTTATCATAAAAATTATTTTTGCGCAATAATATATAAGTTAAACACTAAAGCTGCAAGAAACCATGAAATAAAAAATAACTTTAATAAACTACTTTCGACAATTTATATTCATTTTTGCGTTTTAAGATTACAAAAAGCCATACTTAGAGCGGCTAAAGTAAGAGCGCAGAATATTTTATTTTTTCTTATCATACCCTTAACTTCTTTTATGCTATACCACCTGCCATTAGATATCTTATTGCTCTCTTCATCGCTCAATTTTTTAAAAGTAGCCTTATCTCTAACTTTAGCGATATAAACTGTAAGATTTGAAATAAAATAACTAGTATTTGAATTTATTTCACCTATTTTTCTAATATCTTTTTTAAAAATCTTAAAACCTGTTTCTTCTTCTGCTTCCCTAACAGCACCGGATAGCGAATTTTTATCATGCTTATCAATAAACCCTCGCGGCACCTCAATGCTATCCTTCCCCAACTTTGATAATTTAACGTTTAAATTACCGGCCTTGATATCAAATTTGTTATCACCCATAACAACCGGCCTTTTTTCAACATGAAGATAAATCTCGCTTATATTTTTATCTACCAAAATGATAATTCCGCTACCTGTTGGTTCTACAAAAATAATTGAATCATAATTAGCAAGACCATCATCTTTGCAATGTATAACTGCCTGGATTCTTCCATACAAAGGGTCTTCGTAGATTACATCTCCCTTACCCTTTTTCCATCCTTTTTTAAGTTTTGGGAAATTTTTCGTTTCTTTTAACATATATTTTTATAAAAACTAATTAAACCTATTGGTTCGGGGGCAGGGATTCGAACCCCGGTTAACGGGACCAGAACCCGTTGTCCTACCGCTAGACGACCCCCGAATAAAAGTTACGTAAGTAATTGTATCGCTTCTTTGATTCTTTTTAAAGATTCTTCTTTGCCTAAAACCCAGAGCAGTTCTGTTGGAGATGGGCTTGCTTCTCTCCCGGATAATGCAACTCTAATTGGCCAAAAAACATCACCAAACGATAAATTTTTCTCTTCCATCACTTTCTTCAATAATGCCTCAAAACCCTGCACTGTTTCTGGCCACTCCTTTTGATTCTCCAGTAATAATAATGCACCATTCAAACCTTCCAGGGTTTTATCCTTATCACTTTTCCTGAAAATTAAAATCTTTGGATCGTATGCCGGCTCTTTAAAAAAATATAGAGAAAGTTCATTAAAATCTACAAGTTTTTTTATCCTATCCTTAACAACAGTTAAGACTTTTTCGATATAATCTTCTGGAACGCTTGGAAGCTTAATAATATCTTTTAATCTTTTAATTAATCCTTTGTTATTTATATTTCTAATATATATGCCGTTTATATTATCTAATTTGTTTATATCAAAAACCGCATTACTCTTACTCATATGACCTACAGAAAACTCAGAAATAAGCTGCTGAAGGGTAAAAATTTCTTGTTCGCTCTTACCGGGATGCCAACCCAATAAAACCATAAAATTAATCAATGCTTCCGGCAAATAACCTTCTTTTTTAAAATCTTCTATTGAAGTGCTACCCGATCTTTTGGATAACTTGCCTGTGCCTCTTTCAGGATTTAGTGTTAATGGTAAGTGCAAATAAACAGGCACATTAAATCCGAAAATTTTTTGTAATACGATATGCTTAGGAGTATTAGAAAAATGATCGGTACCTCTTATTACATGGGTTATATGCATTTCCTCATCATCTATAACTACTGCAAAATGATATGTCGGTATTCCATTCGAACGTAAAATAACAAGATCCTCAACATTCCCAGATATTTTACCGGCTAGCAAATCCTCATTATCAAATTTAACAAAATAGCTTTTTATTTCCTTATTATCTTTGCTGGCAACTGATAACTTATAGTCCATTTTTAGATATTCAATTGATTTTTTTGCATCAAGCCAAATAGCACCGTCTTTTTCATATGCCAATTTTTTAGATATAAGTTCCTCGGCTTTTTGTTTATAAATATCAAGTCGATCCATTTGTCTTACGATATCACCGTCCCATTCAAGTCCAAGCCACTTAAATCCATTAATAATTTCTGTTTCAGAATCTATCGTGGAGCGCTTAATGTCAGTATCTTCAAAACGCAGAAAAAATTTTCCTTTGTTTTTTCGCGCAAATAATAAATTGAACAGAGCTGTTCTGGCTGTTCCTATATGAAGTTTCCCTGTAGGAGATGGCGCTATTCTTGTTCTAACTTCCATTCATATTCCTTTAATGCTTTAGTTTATAGTTTATCACAGTATATATAAATTTTGGTACGGCGATAAATATGCGCTTTATTCTTTTGGGTTCCTTAATTAATCTCCACAACCATTCCAAACCCATCTTTTGTAAAATTATTGGAGATCTTCTTACTTTACCAACAACAAAATCAAATGTACCACCAACACCAATAGCTAAGTTAATATTTAAATCTTTTAAGTTCTCCTTGATCCATTTTTCCTGTTTTGGCTGTCCCCAAGCAACAAAAAGTATATTAGTATTATTATTATTTATTCTCTCAACAATCCCAATCTCTTTTGGGAAGCCTGCATAAAAACCAGCAATATTAATTTGAGGATACTTTTCCTTTATTACTTTACTTGCTTCTTCTGCTATTCCTTCTTGCCCCCCTAAAAGAAAAATTGATTTGCTATTTTCTTTGGCAAGTTTTATCATTTCCCAAAATAGATCAGAACCAGCAACTCTTTCAGGAATAATTTTTTTTACAGATGAAGGCCTAATAACCAAAAAAAATAAAGAAACTAACGCTAAAAAAGGTATTTCTAAATATTTAATAAAGTTTTTTGCCGTCTTATAATTTAAAAAGGTTGCTGCCCATAAAATTCCTATACCATCAGCAGTTACAAAATCAGCACCGTTAACTATATCCCTAAAATCTTTATCTTTAGCGCCTATTATGACTCCTTCGGGATTGGCAGTAACAATAAATTTTTTTTTGTTTTCATCCAAAATAACGGAAATTTTTTCTATAAGGTCTTTTTGGCTTATTTTATTTATATTAGTTCCTAATATATCAACTTTTTCTTCCATTATCTTTTCCTTAAATAACTAAACTATTATATTTATCTTTCACAAAATCTTTTATTCTTTGATCAAATTCATTCTTACTGAATTTAAGTGCGTGTTCTCTTATATCGTTCTGGTTGTATCTGTTTTCATCTTCAAGAAATTTATTAATTGCCTTTTTTAGCGATTCTTTTGTCGGTTCTTCAAAAAATATTCCCGTTTTATCTTCAACTATCGTTTCTCTTGTGCCACCCTTCCCAGCAGCAATAACAGGCTTACCGCATGCCATAGCTTCTACTGGTGTTAAACCAAAATCCTCATTAAATGTTGGGAAAACAAAAGCCCTGCATTCCTGATAATATTTAATAACTTCTTCATCACTTTTAAAACCTAAAATTTTAATATTATCTTTTGCTTTTGCAATTAGTTCTTGCTTTTGAGGACCTTCACCGATAACAACCAGCTCTAAGCCAAGTTCATTAAAAACATCAACCGCTAAACTGATATTTTTATAAGGAGATAGCCTTGAAACTATAAGAAAAAAGTCTTTTTTATGATTTGAGATATAAAATTTATCGGTATCTACTGGGGGATAAATTATAACAGATTCTTTCCTGTAATATTTTTTAATCCTATCTTGGGTAACCAAAGAATTTGCTATCCAATAATCAACTCTATCTGCAGCCAATCTATCCCATATCTTTATTTTATCTAGAATTTTACTCACAAAATAATTTTTTATAAAACCTAGGTTTTGCTGCTTTATATAATCACCCCGATCAACCCAAAGAAATCTTGTAGGAGTGTGGCAATAAGATATATGGATGGTTTCGGGTTTTGTGATGACTCCTTTTCCCCAAGCCGAAGATGAAGAAATAACAATATCAAAATCATAAAGATTAAATTCTTCGACTGCCCTTGGCATAAAAGGTAAAAGATACTTATGTCTAAATCCTAACGCTTCTGCTTTTTTCTGAAGGCTTGAAGTAATTATTTTTTTATCTTTAAAAAATTTATCAGTTATTTTACTGTTGGCAAAAAGAGTATAAATTGGGGCATCTTTAAATATATCTGAAATTTCAGATGTTACTCTTTCTGCGCCACCAAACGAATTTAAAAAATCATGCACTATTACTATTTTCATTCTGTCCCCAAGAAATTAATAAACCTGTAAATATCCAGAAAGTAAAAGATACCGCAGTACTCGCCCAAGTATGTAAAAATAAATTAGAAAAAGATAAAGCAATCAAGGAAACAAATAAGAATAAATTTAAATATTTTATGCTTAAATCTTTTGCAGATCTGAAATACCGCCAAAAATGCCATAAGAAGTTTAGAATAATACCTATAAACAATATTATACCTAAAATACCAACCTCTTCCCCTATTTGTAAATACCAATTTTCGCTAATAATTCCGGCCCCAAATCTTTGTGATGCCGGACCAGCCTTTCCCAGCCCCATACCTAGAGGATTATCTATTACATAATTTAATCCGCTTTTAAGAGAATCAAAATGAGAAGCGGTTGACCCATATATTGTCTGTGAATATTCGCCGTGTAAAATAATATCAGTCAAAAAAGTTGATTTTAAAAACGACGGAAACAATAAAACAATGACAATCACTAAAAACATTAAAATTCCAGTGGCCTTTAGCCTTATTTTCTTAGGAATAACAATAAACAATAAAGTTAATATTCCAACTGCCAATGATATCCAAGCACTTCTGGAAAAAGTATAGATTAGGGATATCAATGAAGGAAAGAAAGCTAAATATATCAAACCTCTGTACCTCTTATAAACAAGAAGCAGAGATACAAGAAAAATAATAAAAATAATCAGATAAGCACCGAATGTATTAGGATCAGAGAAAGTTCCAATAATTCTTATTAAATCCATTTTTGGCGGAGAAACAGGATGATAAGCAAGCGGAGGCAAACCTGCAACCCAACCATCATTATAATTTCTAAAACCAAAACTAGTTAAAAAATCTTTTGGTAATAAAATTGCTTGGAATAAACCAAAAGATGATACAAAGACTCCTATAAATATGAAAGATCTCATCACCAAGTCCTTGGTGTTTGAAAAAATATTTAAAAACCTTACCGCAAAGTAAAAAGCAAAAAACTCAAATTGATATCTAATCCCCCAAATTATCTCAGACAAATTTGATCTACAGGAAATAATAAGCGAAAGAATAAATAAACCGATAATTAATTTATCTGCAAAAATTAACTTAGGTTTTTTAATTTCTTTTCTAAAAAATTTAAATGTTAAAGCACAAACTAATATTAAAAAAATCACCTCTTTCCATAAAGCTAAGAAAAACGATGATTGAACATTCAAACTGAAAATAGAAAAAAAATAGCTAAAATAAAAAGCATGCAAAGGAAGAAATATGATAAGAGCAATAATCCCAATTTTGGGATTTTTAAAAATTAAAAAAGAAAAATAAAAAAATATAGAGAAAAATAAAAAAAATAAAATATAGGATTTGTTAAAAAAATATCCTACTAATAAAGCGTATGATATTACGAATATGAATGCCGTTATAAAATTATATAAAAGCTTATCACTATCCTTAAGATTCGCCCAAACTTCTTTTGTAGTCATCTAAATTTTCTAAAGCAATATAAGTTCCTTTGGCAACGCAAAATAAAGGATTATCAGCGACGTAACAAGGAACTCCAGTTGCTTTTG
This bacterium CG_4_10_14_0_2_um_filter_33_32 DNA region includes the following protein-coding sequences:
- a CDS encoding glutamate--tRNA ligase, producing the protein MEVRTRIAPSPTGKLHIGTARTALFNLLFARKNKGKFFLRFEDTDIKRSTIDSETEIINGFKWLGLEWDGDIVRQMDRLDIYKQKAEELISKKLAYEKDGAIWLDAKKSIEYLKMDYKLSVASKDNKEIKSYFVKFDNEDLLAGKISGNVEDLVILRSNGIPTYHFAVVIDDEEMHITHVIRGTDHFSNTPKHIVLQKIFGFNVPVYLHLPLTLNPERGTGKLSKRSGSTSIEDFKKEGYLPEALINFMVLLGWHPGKSEQEIFTLQQLISEFSVGHMSKSNAVFDINKLDNINGIYIRNINNKGLIKRLKDIIKLPSVPEDYIEKVLTVVKDRIKKLVDFNELSLYFFKEPAYDPKILIFRKSDKDKTLEGLNGALLLLENQKEWPETVQGFEALLKKVMEEKNLSFGDVFWPIRVALSGREASPSPTELLWVLGKEESLKRIKEAIQLLT
- a CDS encoding DNA-binding response regulator; translated protein: MRILVVEDEHKIANAIKKGLEQEYFAVDVAYNGDNGLDCALADDYDLVILDRMIPGESDGIKILKEMRANNIHTPVIFVTAKDAINDRVNGLNSGADDYLIKPFAFEELLARVRALLRRPQDNLDPILKYKSLTLDPQNFIVKRKGKVIELTTKEFALLEYIMRNQGRILTKENIISHIWDFDADILPNTVEVYIGYLRNKIDIPKEHSLIKTKRGFGYVFGEEK
- a CDS encoding glycosyltransferase family 4 protein, whose translation is MKIVIVHDFLNSFGGAERVTSEISDIFKDAPIYTLFANSKITDKFFKDKKIITSSLQKKAEALGFRHKYLLPFMPRAVEEFNLYDFDIVISSSSAWGKGVITKPETIHISYCHTPTRFLWVDRGDYIKQQNLGFIKNYFVSKILDKIKIWDRLAADRVDYWIANSLVTQDRIKKYYRKESVIIYPPVDTDKFYISNHKKDFFLIVSRLSPYKNISLAVDVFNELGLELVVIGEGPQKQELIAKAKDNIKILGFKSDEEVIKYYQECRAFVFPTFNEDFGLTPVEAMACGKPVIAAGKGGTRETIVEDKTGIFFEEPTKESLKKAINKFLEDENRYNQNDIREHALKFSKNEFDQRIKDFVKDKYNSLVI
- a CDS encoding cyclopropane-fatty-acyl-phospholipid synthase, yielding MEVQNLLDSVLEERLCSILDKCGVEINGNNDYDIWVLDNNFYRKVLFSGTLGLGEAYMAGLWECERIDKFVSLVLSADIDKEIRINPSAFILSIMPWFLNLQSVKRAFNIGKAHYDFSNEFFSQMLDKRMIYSCGFWHGAENLDEAQENKLDLICRKIYLEPGMKILDIGCGWGGFAKFAAEKYGANVVGITVSKEQAEFAKINCHGLPVEIRLQDYRSLDYEKFDRIVSIGMFEHVGPRNYQAYMKAVHSCLTDNGLFLLHTIGGNKSVFSVDPWINKYIFPGGVLPSIKQIGESIEKFFVMEDWHNFGTDYDKTLMEWYENFEKTWSDIRNQYDEKFYRMWKYYLLVCAGAFRARNIQLWQIILSKKIFGEYKSIHY